A single window of Streptomyces sp. NBC_00464 DNA harbors:
- a CDS encoding N-acetyltransferase — translation MSWLPDDFVHPVLVPLPDGGHHLRPIREADTPLDYPAVMGSRDRLWTIFGPAWGWPAATMTYEADQADLLRHEKEIAAHQSFNYGLFDAAETTLLGCVYIDPPERAGADGEISWWVVDDLVGSKVEQALDALVPQWIADDWPFEQPRFLGREISWSDWLALPEHPDA, via the coding sequence ATGAGCTGGCTTCCCGATGACTTCGTCCACCCCGTCCTGGTACCGCTGCCGGACGGTGGCCATCACCTGCGGCCGATCCGGGAGGCAGACACCCCGCTCGACTATCCGGCTGTGATGGGTTCGCGCGACCGGCTGTGGACCATCTTCGGCCCGGCCTGGGGCTGGCCCGCGGCCACCATGACCTACGAGGCCGACCAGGCCGACCTGTTGCGGCACGAGAAGGAGATCGCCGCACACCAGTCCTTCAACTACGGGCTGTTCGACGCAGCGGAGACAACTCTGCTCGGCTGTGTCTACATCGACCCACCGGAGAGGGCCGGCGCGGACGGCGAGATCTCCTGGTGGGTGGTGGACGATCTGGTGGGCAGCAAGGTCGAGCAGGCCCTCGACGCGCTGGTGCCGCAGTGGATCGCCGACGACTGGCCGTTCGAGCAGCCGCGCTTCCTCGGCCGCGAGATCTCCTGGTCGGACTGGCTCGCCCTGCCGGAGCATCCCGACGCGTAA
- a CDS encoding helix-turn-helix domain-containing protein, whose product MRAGTTQRHLSFIESGRSAPGRSMIIRLGEALEVPIRERNELLLAAGCAPVYPQTPWTTPNSHRFAPPSNESFTATCRTRQWSSTDTVTSSRPTKPSTPSPPVWLRICSYHR is encoded by the coding sequence ATGCGCGCCGGAACCACGCAGCGGCACCTCAGCTTCATCGAGAGCGGACGGTCAGCCCCTGGACGATCAATGATCATCCGGCTGGGCGAAGCCCTGGAAGTGCCGATCCGCGAGCGCAATGAACTGCTCCTAGCGGCGGGATGCGCACCGGTCTACCCGCAGACCCCCTGGACGACCCCCAACTCGCACCGATTCGCACCGCCCTCGAACGAATCCTTCACGGCCACCTGCCGTACCCGGCAGTGGTCGTCGACCGACACGGTGACCTCGTCTCGGCCAACAAAGCCTTCCACGCCCTCACCGCCGGTGTGGCTCCGCATCTGCTCGTACCACCGGTGA